The following coding sequences lie in one Clostridia bacterium genomic window:
- a CDS encoding NADP-dependent malic enzyme, protein MDVYERSLALHEELGGKIEISVRAPLETREDLSLAYTPGVARPCKEIEADYAKSFTLTRRGNVVAVVTDGSAVLGLGDVGAAAGMPVMEGKCALFKRFGGVDAVPICVDSRDTEEIIRTVYLISKSFGGINLEDISAPRCFEIEARLKELCDVPVFHDDQHGTAIVVAAAMLNAAKVTGRKPEEMRVVVNGAGSAGIAVSKLLRDIGFGELTVCDIGGVLDPEGDINPAQRELALTVNRSGIRGSLADAVRGADAFVGVSVGRVLTGEMVAAMNEPIIFAMANPVPEITPEEALAAGAAVVGTGRSDYPNQINNLLAFPGIFKGALKCRARAITEEMKHAAARALAALVPEAELSPAKIIPDVFFPGVADAVAAAVIAARFASNDISRDA, encoded by the coding sequence ATGGACGTATACGAAAGATCGCTCGCCCTGCACGAAGAGCTCGGCGGAAAAATCGAAATCTCGGTCCGCGCCCCGCTTGAAACGCGGGAGGACCTCTCGCTCGCCTACACGCCGGGCGTCGCCCGCCCCTGCAAGGAGATCGAAGCCGACTACGCGAAAAGCTTTACGCTCACGCGGCGCGGCAACGTCGTCGCCGTCGTGACGGACGGCTCGGCGGTGCTCGGCCTCGGCGACGTAGGAGCCGCCGCCGGCATGCCCGTCATGGAGGGCAAGTGCGCGCTCTTCAAGCGCTTCGGCGGAGTCGACGCGGTGCCTATCTGCGTCGACAGCCGCGACACGGAGGAGATAATCCGCACCGTGTATCTCATCAGCAAGTCCTTCGGCGGCATCAACCTCGAGGATATCTCCGCGCCCCGCTGCTTTGAGATCGAGGCGCGGCTGAAGGAGCTCTGCGACGTGCCCGTCTTCCACGACGATCAGCACGGCACGGCGATAGTCGTCGCCGCCGCGATGCTGAACGCCGCGAAGGTAACGGGCAGGAAGCCGGAGGAAATGCGCGTCGTCGTCAACGGCGCGGGCAGCGCGGGCATCGCGGTGTCGAAGCTGCTGCGCGACATCGGCTTCGGCGAGCTGACCGTCTGCGATATCGGCGGCGTCCTCGATCCCGAAGGCGATATAAATCCCGCCCAGCGCGAGCTTGCGCTGACGGTCAACCGGAGCGGCATACGCGGCTCCCTCGCGGACGCCGTTCGCGGCGCGGACGCCTTCGTCGGCGTTTCGGTCGGCAGGGTGCTGACCGGAGAAATGGTCGCAGCGATGAATGAGCCGATAATCTTCGCTATGGCGAATCCCGTTCCCGAGATAACGCCTGAGGAAGCCCTCGCCGCCGGAGCCGCCGTCGTCGGCACCGGGCGCAGCGACTATCCGAACCAGATAAACAACCTGCTCGCGTTCCCGGGCATATTCAAGGGCGCGCTGAAATGCCGCGCGAGAGCGATAACGGAAGAGATGAAGCACGCCGCCGCCCGCGCCCTCGCCGCGCTCGTGCCGGAAGCGGAGCTTTCGCCGGCGAAGATAATCCCCGACGTCTTTTTCCCCGGCGTCGCCGACGCCGTCGCCGCGGCGGTGATCGCGGCTCGCTTCGCGAGCAATGATATATCACGCGATGCGTGA